In Notamacropus eugenii isolate mMacEug1 chromosome 1, mMacEug1.pri_v2, whole genome shotgun sequence, one genomic interval encodes:
- the LOC140526612 gene encoding olfactory receptor 1J4-like has translation MERENKTRISEFLLTGLPIRPQHHVLFYILFLSMYLTTVLGNLLIIFLIRLDSHLRIPMYFFLSHLAFTDVCFSSVTTPKMLVNMQTGSQTISYNGCISQMYFFIFFTDLDSFLLTAMAYDRYVAICHPLHYTTVMNQSLCSLLVVGSWILSCASSFSHTLLLDQLSFCAENAVSHFFCDLAALLKLSCSDTYLNEMVMFTVGTIVIMLPLICVLVSYIHIVATILKIPSTKGTCKALSTCGSHLSVVFLYYGTIIGQYLFPYSRNSNIKDIISAMMYTVVTPMFNPFIYSLRNRDMKGALRKILNRTIFSSQ, from the coding sequence ATGGAGAGGGAGAATAAGACACGTATCTCTGAATTCCTCCTCACGGGACTTCCTATTAGACCACAGCATCATGTTTTGTTCTACATTCTTTTCCTGAGCATGTATCTCACCACAGTCCTGGGGAACCTGCTTATCATCTTTTTGATCAGACTAGACTCTCACCTTCGTATCCCCATGTATTTCTTCCTCAGTCACTTGGCCTTCACTGATGTCTGTTTCTCATCAGTCACTACCCCAAAGATGCTAGTGAACATGCAGACAGGAAGCCAGACCATTTCCTACAATGGCTGCATCTCACAGAtgtatttcttcatattctttactGATCTGGACAGCTTCCTGCTCACTGCAATGGCTTATGATCGCTATGTTGCCATCTGCCACCCTCTCCACTACACCACTGTCATGAACCAGAGTCTCTGCAGCCTGCTGGTGGTTGGGTCCTGGATCCTCTCTTGTGCCAGCTCTTTTTCCCATACCCTTCTTTTGGACCAACTGTCCTTCTGTGCAGAAAATGCTGTTTCCCATTTCTTCTGTGATCTAGCTGCCTTGCTCAAGCTATCCTGCTCAGACACTTACCTCAATGAGATGGTCATGTTTACTGTGGGAACAATAGTCATCATGCTTCCATTAATATGTGTCCTTGTTTCTTACATACATATTGTTGCCACCATCCTGAAGATCCCTTCTACCAAGGGGACTTGCAAAGCATTGTCTACCTGTGGCTCACACCTATCTGTAGTGTTTTTATATTATGGGACAATCATTGGCCAGTACCTTTTCCCCTACTCCAggaattcaaatatcaaagacatCATCTCTGCCATGATGTATACAGTGGTGACTCCCATGTTCAACCCCTTCATCTACAGTCTGAGGAATAGGGATATGAAGGGTGCTTTGAGAAAGATCCTCAACAGAACAATATTCTCCTCTCAGTGA
- the LOC140526618 gene encoding olfactory receptor 1Q1-like: MESTNWTSVSHFILLGISTQPEEQISLFILFLSMYIINVSGNLVIIMLTISTAHLHTPMYFFLSNLALADIGFTSTIVPNMLLNIFSDTKTISYIGCLTQVYFFISFAAMENFLLAVMAYDRYVAICHPFHYPVVLTRRLCAQMIASCFTLSHLHALLHTMLMIRLSFCANNQIHHFFCDLYPLMKISCSSTYINTLVIQTEGIIIINGALTFIIISYACIISAILHIPSAIGKWRAFSTCGSHLTVVAIFYGTLTWVYFRPLASYSAAKGRFVTVMYTVVTPMLNPFIYSLRNGDVKAAFRKWLKRIWYSGLK, from the coding sequence ATGGAGAGCACCAATTGGACCAGTGTCTCCCACTTCATTCTCCTGGGGATTTCTACCCAGCCAGAAGAGCAgatttctctcttcattctcttcctctccatgtACATCATTAATGTGTCTGGGAATTTGGTCATTATCATGCTGACCATTTCCACTGCACACCTCCACACCCCCATGTATTTCTTCCTCAGCAACTTGGCCTTGGCCGACATTGGCTTCACCTCTACTATTGTCCCCAACATGCTATTAAACATCTTCTCAGATACAAAGACAATCTCCTACATTGGATGCCTGACCCAGGTATACTTCTTCATAAGTTTTGCTGCTATGGAAAATTTTCTTCTGGCAGTAATGGCATATGATAGATATGTTGCCATCTGTCACCCTTTCCACTACCCTGTGGTCCTGACCAGAAGACTGTGTGCTCAGATGATAGCCTCTTGCTTTActctttcccacctccatgccctGCTACATACCATGCTCATGATCAGATTGTCCTTCTGTGCTAACAACCAGATCCATCACTTCTTCTGTGACCTCTATCCTCTGATGAAGATCTCTTGCTCTAGCACCTACATCAATACCCTGGTAATTCAAACAGAAGGCATTATCATCATCAATGGAGCTCTGACCTTCATCATCATCTCTTATGCCTGCATCATCTCAGCTATCCTCCATATTCCTTCAGCCATTGGTAAGTGGAGAGCCTTCTCCACCTGTGGATCACACCTAACAGTAGTGGCTATATTCTATGGCACACTTACTTGGGTCTATTTTCGGCCCTTAGCCAGCTATTCAGCAGCAAAGGGACGCTTTGTGACTGTTATGTACACTGTGGTGACCCCTATGCTAAACCCCTTCATTTATAGCTTGAGGAATGGTGATGTGAAGGCTGCCTTTAGAAAATGGCTAAAGAGAATATGGTACTCGGGTCTCAAATAA